A single region of the Phycisphaerales bacterium AB-hyl4 genome encodes:
- a CDS encoding acetate/propionate family kinase: protein MLILVANLGSTSFKYKLFDLASNADTPPRVVGSGSADRIGQPESAWSATLGQHEEDGTLELPDHAAAAKLHLDLLERAGVIESINAIDAVGFKAVHGGPISGAVKVDDNVLDTMQRFADVAPAHNPPYIAAMRAFAKLLPDTPQVAAFETGYHQTIPKARQVYAIPHEWTEDLGIRRYGFHGASHRYIATRLAEIHPQAKRIVNLHLGGSCSITAIKDGQSVANSFGMTAQSGVFHNNRVGDFDTFALLKLFKADLDVDTIFQRLGKEGGLLGISGVSADIRDVHEAAEQGNDRAKLAVDAFVESCRHYLGAYLVALGGADAISFTGGIGQHDKIVRAAICQNLGFAGIKLDLDKNNTVTGKDEQRIEATDSQVAIWVLPTNEELIVARQTAEVLGRATH from the coding sequence ATGCTCATCCTCGTCGCCAACCTCGGTTCGACCAGCTTCAAATACAAGCTGTTCGACCTCGCCTCCAACGCCGACACGCCCCCGCGCGTCGTCGGCTCGGGCAGCGCCGATCGCATCGGCCAGCCCGAGTCCGCCTGGTCCGCGACGCTCGGCCAGCATGAAGAAGACGGCACGCTCGAGCTGCCCGACCACGCCGCCGCCGCCAAGCTCCACCTCGACCTGCTCGAACGCGCCGGCGTCATCGAATCCATCAACGCCATCGACGCCGTCGGCTTCAAAGCCGTGCACGGCGGGCCCATCTCCGGCGCAGTCAAAGTCGACGACAATGTCCTCGACACCATGCAACGCTTCGCCGACGTCGCGCCGGCTCACAACCCGCCCTACATCGCCGCCATGCGCGCCTTCGCCAAGCTCCTGCCCGACACCCCGCAGGTCGCCGCCTTCGAGACCGGCTACCACCAGACCATCCCCAAAGCCCGACAGGTCTACGCCATCCCCCACGAATGGACCGAAGACCTCGGCATCCGACGCTACGGCTTCCACGGCGCAAGCCACCGCTACATCGCCACCCGGCTCGCCGAGATCCACCCGCAAGCCAAACGCATCGTCAACCTCCACCTCGGCGGCTCCTGCTCCATCACCGCCATCAAAGACGGCCAAAGCGTGGCCAACAGCTTCGGCATGACCGCCCAGTCCGGCGTCTTCCACAACAACCGCGTCGGCGATTTCGACACCTTCGCGCTGCTCAAGCTCTTCAAAGCCGACCTCGACGTCGACACCATCTTCCAACGCCTCGGCAAGGAAGGCGGACTGCTCGGCATCTCCGGCGTCAGTGCCGACATCCGCGACGTCCACGAAGCCGCCGAGCAGGGCAACGACCGCGCGAAGCTCGCCGTCGACGCCTTCGTCGAAAGCTGCCGACACTATCTCGGCGCGTACCTCGTCGCCCTCGGCGGCGCGGACGCCATCAGCTTCACCGGCGGCATCGGCCAGCACGACAAAATCGTCCGCGCCGCCATCTGCCAAAACCTCGGCTTCGCCGGCATCAAACTCGACCTCGACAAAAACAACACCGTCACCGGCAAGGACGAACAGCGAATCGAAGCGACCGACAGCCAAGTCGCCATCTGGGTCCTGCCTACGAACGAAGAACTCATCGTCGCCCGACAGACCGCCGAAGTGCTCGGCCGAGCGACCCACTAA
- the pduL gene encoding phosphate propanoyltransferase — protein MTASPATLDRRQVEQMVRQVLRDRLGGASPTYHRAPTDNGGPNPLVVNVSARHVHVRPEDLEVLFGPGAKLTKLKDLYQDGEFATEQTVNIIGPRNRMIPNVRILGPARDYTQVELSYTDGVFLGIDLPLRISGNHEGTPGCILVGSHGALNLQRGVVRAERHVHMSPADLAHFNVADGDIMKLKIDGPCGLVFERVKVREHPKVKLEVHIDTDEGNACHLPSATSMQLIK, from the coding sequence ATGACCGCATCACCCGCGACGCTGGACCGCCGACAGGTGGAGCAGATGGTCCGCCAGGTCCTGCGCGACCGCCTCGGCGGCGCTTCGCCCACCTACCACCGGGCACCGACCGACAACGGCGGACCCAATCCGCTTGTCGTCAATGTCTCCGCCCGCCACGTCCACGTTCGCCCCGAAGACCTCGAAGTCCTCTTCGGCCCCGGCGCGAAACTCACCAAGCTCAAAGACCTCTACCAGGACGGCGAATTCGCCACCGAGCAGACCGTCAACATCATCGGCCCACGCAATCGCATGATCCCCAACGTCCGCATCCTCGGACCCGCACGCGATTACACACAGGTCGAACTCAGCTACACCGACGGCGTCTTCCTCGGCATCGACCTGCCCCTGCGTATCTCCGGCAACCACGAAGGCACGCCAGGCTGCATCCTCGTCGGCTCACACGGCGCACTCAACCTCCAGCGCGGCGTCGTCCGCGCCGAACGCCACGTCCACATGAGCCCCGCTGACCTCGCCCACTTCAACGTCGCAGACGGCGACATCATGAAACTCAAAATCGACGGCCCCTGTGGCCTCGTCTTCGAACGCGTCAAGGTCCGAGAGCATCCCAAAGTCAAGCTCGAAGTCCACATCGACACCGACGAAGGCAACGCCTGCCACCTGCCCTCCGCCACCAGCATGCAACTGATCAAGTAA
- a CDS encoding BMC domain-containing protein encodes MAQPALGMIETKGIVALIEASDAMLKAANVQMLGWDKVGSGLVTSFVTGDVAAVKAAVDAAAEAAGRVGEVVGVHVIPRPHDELAGILPKPKKAAATK; translated from the coding sequence ATGGCTCAACCCGCACTCGGCATGATTGAAACCAAGGGCATCGTCGCCCTCATCGAAGCCTCCGACGCAATGCTCAAAGCCGCCAACGTCCAGATGCTCGGCTGGGACAAGGTCGGCTCAGGCCTCGTCACCAGCTTCGTCACCGGCGATGTCGCTGCCGTCAAGGCCGCCGTCGACGCCGCCGCCGAAGCCGCAGGCCGCGTCGGGGAAGTCGTCGGCGTCCACGTCATCCCCCGCCCCCACGACGAACTCGCCGGCATCCTCCCCAAGCCCAAAAAAGCCGCCGCCACCAAGTAA
- a CDS encoding dihydroorotase, whose protein sequence is MARLTITNGRVIDPANDVDEVTDLVLEGGKVAKIGKVTKPDTSDGGRVFDASGCIVCPGLIDVHVHFREPGQEHKETIATGSAAAVAGGFTSVCCMPNTEPTLDDDSRIEYVYRQAQRANLANVFPVGAVTKGRKGEELAEIGLMAKAGAVGFSDDGVAVANASVMQKALSYIGMTGKVFMQHCEDPQLGGGAMNAGAIATRLGLPGWPRVAEELIIERDILLNKHQNFSARYHVQHLSSGGSVELIRQARADLFGQAAITAEVSPHHLLLTDESCESYDTNFKMNPPLRAKRDIEALLEGVADGTITVLATDHAPHTMEEKELEFAAAPYGIIGLEPALALYVKALIETETIGWPQLIAMMTVNSARLCELEGKGTLTATAGSQADADVTIIDPKQQWTVDVNAFASKARNCPFDGWQLTALPIATIVGGEVKLARDPSRLKGAGEPVASTPSRLVEGLV, encoded by the coding sequence ATGGCACGGCTCACCATTACCAACGGGCGGGTGATCGACCCCGCGAATGATGTCGACGAAGTAACCGACCTCGTGCTCGAAGGCGGGAAGGTCGCGAAAATCGGCAAGGTTACGAAGCCGGACACCAGCGATGGCGGACGCGTGTTCGATGCGTCGGGGTGCATCGTCTGTCCCGGGCTCATCGACGTGCACGTGCACTTTCGCGAGCCGGGGCAGGAGCACAAGGAAACCATCGCGACGGGCAGCGCGGCGGCGGTCGCGGGCGGGTTTACCAGTGTCTGCTGCATGCCGAACACCGAGCCGACGCTGGATGATGACAGCCGAATTGAGTACGTCTATCGGCAGGCACAGCGGGCGAACCTGGCGAACGTGTTTCCCGTGGGCGCGGTGACGAAGGGGCGCAAGGGCGAAGAGCTGGCCGAGATCGGGCTGATGGCCAAGGCCGGCGCGGTGGGGTTTTCAGACGACGGCGTGGCAGTGGCGAACGCGTCGGTGATGCAGAAGGCGCTGAGCTACATCGGCATGACGGGCAAGGTGTTCATGCAGCATTGCGAAGACCCGCAGCTCGGCGGCGGCGCGATGAACGCAGGCGCGATCGCGACACGGCTGGGGCTGCCCGGCTGGCCGCGGGTGGCGGAAGAGCTGATCATCGAACGCGATATTCTGCTGAACAAACATCAGAACTTTTCCGCCCGATATCACGTGCAGCATCTTTCATCGGGCGGCAGTGTCGAGTTGATTCGCCAGGCGCGGGCGGACCTGTTCGGGCAGGCGGCGATCACGGCGGAGGTGAGCCCGCATCATCTGCTGCTGACGGATGAAAGTTGCGAAAGCTATGACACGAATTTCAAGATGAACCCGCCATTGCGGGCGAAGCGCGATATTGAAGCGCTGCTGGAAGGCGTCGCGGACGGGACGATCACCGTGCTGGCGACGGACCATGCGCCGCATACGATGGAGGAGAAGGAGCTGGAGTTCGCGGCGGCGCCGTACGGGATCATCGGCCTTGAGCCGGCGCTGGCGTTGTATGTGAAGGCGCTGATTGAGACGGAGACGATTGGCTGGCCGCAGTTGATCGCGATGATGACGGTCAATAGCGCGCGGCTGTGCGAGTTGGAAGGCAAGGGGACGCTGACGGCGACGGCTGGCAGCCAGGCGGACGCGGATGTGACGATCATCGACCCGAAGCAGCAGTGGACGGTGGATGTGAATGCGTTCGCGAGCAAGGCGCGGAACTGTCCGTTTGACGGTTGGCAGCTGACCGCGTTGCCGATCGCGACGATTGTGGGCGGCGAGGTGAAGCTGGCGCGGGACCCGTCACGATTGAAAGGTGCGGGCGAGCCGGTGGCGAGCACGCCGAGTCGGCTGGTCGAGGGGTTGGTGTGA
- a CDS encoding lactate/malate dehydrogenase family protein, translating to MKTAIIGGGGRVGSNAAYALQCAGLVREIVLNDVNADLAAGEALDLMQGSSLIADQTITAGDMSALADADVVCITAGSRRKPDESRLDLVNRNVSIFKGILDDLRAANLRRDAIIFVVSNPVDVLTRLAIEHLDWQPSKVIGLGTVLDTARFCSLIAQAKNYPATQVKALILGEHGDAMAPIWSSASVAGMALTKLLSVPEQNELFKRTQGSGAEVIRRKGGAGYAVGASIAEVIHSIALDRRRILPVSSRMTGQYGVREVCLSVPTVVGREGVLEAREIELWPKEVAGIQASGRALQDTWQKLG from the coding sequence ATCAAAACAGCCATCATCGGAGGCGGCGGCCGCGTCGGCTCGAACGCCGCGTACGCCCTGCAATGTGCCGGCCTCGTCCGCGAGATCGTCCTTAACGACGTCAACGCCGACCTCGCCGCAGGCGAAGCGCTCGACCTCATGCAGGGCAGCTCACTCATCGCCGACCAGACCATCACCGCCGGCGACATGAGCGCCCTCGCCGACGCCGACGTCGTCTGCATCACCGCCGGCAGCCGACGCAAGCCCGACGAGTCGCGCCTCGACCTGGTCAACCGCAACGTCTCGATCTTCAAGGGCATTCTCGACGACCTCCGCGCCGCCAACCTCCGCCGCGATGCGATCATCTTCGTCGTCTCCAACCCCGTCGACGTGCTCACCCGCCTTGCCATCGAGCACCTCGACTGGCAGCCGAGCAAAGTCATCGGCCTCGGCACGGTGCTCGACACGGCCCGCTTCTGCTCGCTGATCGCACAAGCGAAAAACTACCCCGCCACCCAGGTCAAAGCCCTCATCCTCGGCGAGCACGGCGACGCGATGGCGCCCATCTGGTCCAGCGCCTCCGTCGCAGGCATGGCACTGACCAAACTACTCAGCGTGCCCGAGCAGAACGAACTGTTCAAACGCACGCAAGGCTCCGGCGCGGAAGTCATCCGTCGCAAGGGCGGCGCAGGCTACGCCGTAGGCGCCAGCATCGCCGAGGTGATTCACTCGATCGCGCTCGACCGCCGCCGCATCCTGCCCGTCAGCTCGCGCATGACCGGGCAGTACGGCGTGCGTGAGGTGTGCTTGAGTGTGCCAACCGTTGTGGGCCGTGAGGGGGTCCTCGAAGCACGTGAGATCGAGCTTTGGCCGAAGGAAGTCGCCGGCATCCAGGCCAGCGGCCGCGCCTTGCAGGACACCTGGCAGAAACTGGGCTGA
- a CDS encoding BMC domain-containing protein, translating to MAQQAIGMIETKGLISAVEATDAALKAADVKFTRQDKVGSGFVAITFEGDVAAVKAAVDAGADAARRVGEVVSVHVIARPHEDVAKL from the coding sequence ATGGCACAGCAAGCAATCGGCATGATCGAAACCAAGGGCCTCATCTCGGCCGTCGAAGCCACCGACGCAGCGCTCAAAGCCGCCGACGTGAAGTTCACCCGGCAGGACAAGGTCGGCAGCGGTTTCGTCGCCATCACCTTCGAAGGTGATGTCGCCGCAGTCAAGGCCGCCGTCGACGCCGGCGCAGACGCCGCCCGTCGCGTGGGCGAAGTCGTCAGCGTCCACGTCATCGCCCGCCCCCACGAAGACGTCGCCAAGCTCTGA
- a CDS encoding BMC domain-containing protein has protein sequence MNALGMIETKGQVGLVEATDAMLKAAHVQLVKSIPIGGAYVTVVVQGDVGSVKAAVDAGAAAATRVGELVAAHVIARPHDQLIENF, from the coding sequence ATGAACGCACTCGGCATGATCGAAACCAAGGGACAGGTCGGCCTCGTCGAAGCCACCGACGCCATGCTCAAGGCCGCACACGTCCAGCTCGTCAAGTCCATCCCCATCGGCGGCGCGTATGTCACCGTCGTCGTCCAGGGTGACGTCGGCTCCGTCAAGGCTGCCGTCGACGCCGGCGCTGCCGCCGCGACCCGTGTCGGCGAACTCGTCGCCGCCCACGTCATCGCCCGCCCCCACGACCAGCTCATCGAAAACTTCTAA
- a CDS encoding EutN/CcmL family microcompartment protein, whose translation MFLGRVKGHVVATAKDPAIKGQKLLIIEPLKVEYNDAPAGGGRFDVTGRAIVALDMIGAGEDQLVLIVQGSSARLAEGCNKLPTDAVVVGIVDEAVVMGKKIS comes from the coding sequence ATGTTCCTCGGTCGCGTAAAAGGCCACGTCGTCGCCACCGCGAAAGACCCGGCCATCAAAGGCCAGAAGCTGCTCATCATCGAGCCGCTCAAGGTCGAATACAACGACGCGCCCGCGGGCGGCGGACGCTTCGACGTCACCGGCCGCGCCATCGTCGCGCTCGACATGATCGGCGCGGGTGAGGACCAGCTCGTCCTCATCGTGCAAGGCTCCAGCGCCCGCCTCGCTGAGGGATGCAACAAGCTGCCCACCGACGCCGTCGTCGTCGGCATCGTCGACGAAGCCGTCGTCATGGGCAAAAAAATAAGTTGA
- a CDS encoding aldehyde dehydrogenase: MTATDPQMIANVVEEVLRRMDGSPPKAERLQPLSAPAHHQPPAPHNTTGLFQNVDAAVAAATDAQRQLVNAGVNVRDSICKLIKRIAVDNAPQWGRFELDETKVGRLDHKIAKLELLQSVPGVDMLRTAAHSGDDGVGLDEGAPWGVIGVITPVTHSIPTMAANAINMIAAGNTMVVNAHPSGAKSVALATKTFNEAIQREFNVGPLICAIDPPTLESANAIFEHRDIPLLVATGGPAVARAALKQAKRAIVAGPGNPPVVVDETADLDNAARSIIQGAAFDNNLLCIGEKEVFVVASVFDKMMQAMERAGAMRLNAQQVQQLTDKAFDWKTDHYAVNKDFVGKDPHVIGQLAGFNVPQNIELIFGETDESNPFVPEEQMMPFVPFVKVRDFNEALDLALKHEHGFGHTAIIHSNNLANITTMGRATNTTIFVANGPCTAGLGIGGEGYPSYSIATPTGEGITNPMTFTRFRRASIAGALRIV; this comes from the coding sequence ATGACCGCAACCGACCCGCAAATGATCGCCAACGTCGTCGAAGAAGTCCTCCGCCGCATGGACGGCTCGCCCCCCAAGGCTGAGCGGCTTCAGCCGCTCAGCGCCCCCGCCCACCACCAACCCCCCGCGCCCCACAACACCACCGGCCTCTTCCAGAACGTCGACGCCGCCGTCGCCGCCGCGACCGACGCCCAGCGACAGCTCGTCAACGCAGGCGTCAACGTCCGCGACAGCATCTGCAAACTCATCAAACGCATCGCCGTCGACAACGCACCGCAATGGGGCCGCTTCGAGCTCGACGAAACGAAGGTCGGCCGACTCGATCACAAAATCGCCAAACTCGAACTGCTCCAGTCCGTGCCCGGCGTTGACATGCTCCGCACCGCCGCACATTCCGGCGACGACGGCGTCGGCCTCGACGAAGGCGCGCCCTGGGGCGTCATCGGCGTCATCACCCCCGTCACCCACTCCATCCCCACCATGGCCGCCAACGCCATCAACATGATCGCCGCCGGCAACACCATGGTCGTCAACGCCCACCCCTCGGGCGCGAAGTCGGTCGCCCTCGCCACGAAAACCTTCAACGAAGCCATCCAGCGCGAGTTCAACGTCGGCCCACTGATCTGCGCCATCGACCCGCCCACGCTCGAGTCCGCCAACGCCATCTTCGAACACCGTGACATCCCGCTGCTCGTCGCCACAGGCGGCCCCGCCGTCGCCCGCGCCGCGCTCAAGCAAGCCAAGCGCGCCATCGTCGCCGGCCCCGGCAACCCGCCCGTCGTCGTCGACGAAACCGCCGACCTCGACAACGCCGCCCGCTCGATCATCCAGGGCGCTGCCTTCGACAACAACCTGCTGTGCATCGGCGAAAAAGAAGTCTTCGTCGTCGCCTCCGTCTTCGACAAGATGATGCAAGCCATGGAACGCGCCGGTGCCATGCGGCTCAACGCCCAGCAGGTTCAGCAACTCACCGACAAGGCCTTCGACTGGAAGACCGACCACTACGCCGTCAACAAAGACTTCGTCGGCAAAGACCCGCACGTGATCGGCCAGCTCGCCGGCTTCAACGTGCCGCAAAACATCGAACTCATCTTCGGCGAAACCGACGAATCCAACCCCTTCGTCCCCGAAGAACAGATGATGCCCTTCGTGCCCTTCGTCAAAGTCCGCGACTTTAACGAAGCCCTCGACCTCGCTCTCAAACACGAGCATGGCTTCGGGCACACCGCCATCATCCACTCCAACAACCTCGCCAACATCACCACGATGGGCCGAGCCACCAACACCACCATCTTCGTCGCCAACGGCCCGTGCACCGCGGGCCTGGGCATCGGCGGCGAAGGCTACCCAAGCTACTCCATCGCCACCCCGACCGGCGAAGGCATCACCAACCCCATGACCTTCACAAGATTCCGCCGCGCCAGCATCGCCGGCGCACTCCGAATCGTCTAA
- a CDS encoding DeoR/GlpR family DNA-binding transcription regulator: MLIAERHRKLLAILRERKAAQLEDLARALDVSGSTVRRDLEALEQQGHIERTHGGAVYRERASNGQTSLALAARMQANIAAKQAIGKCVADQVQPNMTLLLDGGSTVIYAARQIVARPLQVVTNSLSIANHFADDEQVELLLIGGSLYPRSGVLVGPIAIGCLADLHADLLLFSLAGLYDDAAYNINLTMAQVEQVMMQQAARSIMLMDSSKFGRKSLVRVCAVDDVDQIVTDTAVDDEWRDRLTDRLTIAE; encoded by the coding sequence ATGCTCATCGCCGAGCGACATCGCAAGCTGCTGGCCATTCTTCGCGAGCGTAAAGCCGCGCAGCTTGAAGACCTCGCCCGCGCGCTCGACGTCTCCGGCTCCACCGTCCGCCGCGACCTCGAAGCCCTCGAACAGCAAGGCCACATCGAACGCACCCACGGCGGGGCCGTCTACCGCGAACGCGCCAGCAACGGCCAAACCTCGCTCGCCCTCGCCGCTCGCATGCAGGCCAACATCGCCGCCAAGCAAGCCATCGGCAAATGCGTCGCCGACCAGGTCCAACCCAACATGACGCTCCTGCTCGATGGCGGCTCGACCGTCATCTACGCCGCCCGCCAGATCGTCGCCCGTCCCTTGCAGGTCGTCACCAACAGTCTCTCGATCGCCAACCACTTCGCCGACGACGAGCAGGTCGAGTTGCTGTTGATCGGCGGCAGCCTCTACCCGCGCTCCGGCGTGCTCGTCGGCCCCATCGCCATCGGCTGCCTTGCCGACCTTCACGCCGACCTGTTGCTCTTCTCCCTCGCCGGCCTGTACGACGATGCCGCCTACAACATCAACCTCACGATGGCCCAGGTCGAGCAGGTCATGATGCAGCAGGCCGCCCGCTCCATCATGCTCATGGATTCAAGCAAGTTCGGCCGAAAGAGCCTCGTCCGCGTCTGCGCCGTCGACGATGTCGACCAGATCGTCACCGACACCGCCGTCGACGACGAATGGCGCGACCGCCTCACCGACCGCCTCACCATCGCCGAGTGA
- a CDS encoding EutN/CcmL family microcompartment protein, whose product MRIGRVIGTVTLNRRLESLKPGRLLVVEALDAHALQHMDTEARREGPMPESLVVFDELGAGVGQLIALSEGGEAAAPFHPGRVPVDAYNAAILDTIQVNAELTKSLV is encoded by the coding sequence ATGCGAATCGGACGCGTCATCGGCACTGTCACGCTCAACCGTCGGCTTGAATCGCTCAAGCCCGGCCGGTTGCTCGTGGTCGAAGCCCTCGACGCCCACGCACTCCAGCACATGGACACCGAAGCTCGCCGCGAAGGCCCCATGCCCGAGTCGCTCGTCGTCTTCGACGAACTCGGCGCAGGCGTCGGCCAGCTCATCGCCCTCAGCGAAGGTGGCGAAGCCGCCGCGCCGTTTCACCCCGGCCGCGTGCCCGTCGATGCCTACAACGCCGCCATCCTCGACACCATCCAGGTCAATGCCGAGCTGACCAAGTCGCTCGTATGA
- a CDS encoding EutN/CcmL family microcompartment protein — MQHALVYGRATSTVKHPSLQGRKLLVCQLLGNTGQPAGDPVLALDNHGAGAGDRVILTSDGQGLRELLNDNTSPARWWTLGIID; from the coding sequence ATGCAGCACGCCCTCGTCTACGGCCGAGCCACCAGCACCGTCAAACATCCCTCCCTCCAGGGACGAAAGCTGCTGGTCTGCCAACTGCTCGGCAACACCGGCCAACCCGCCGGCGACCCCGTGCTCGCACTCGATAACCACGGCGCCGGCGCAGGCGACCGCGTCATCCTCACCAGCGACGGCCAGGGCCTCCGCGAACTGCTCAACGACAACACCAGCCCCGCACGCTGGTGGACGCTCGGCATCATCGACTGA
- a CDS encoding class II aldolase/adducin family protein, giving the protein MNNKLDNLKEQMCEIGRRIWLRGYCAGNEGNHSVRIDDDRYLCTPTGLSKGFLTPDDIVVVNGKGEQIEKNKNGRKRTSEVLVHLAIYKQRPDINAVIHSHPPHAVAFCIAGMPLPEGIHPEAEVFLGKVPVAPYATPGTDALPNSILPLIGPETNTILMGNHGSVNFADDLTIAYYRLEILDNYCKQLLLARQLGNVNVLNANQMTELLKVKEKFGFPDARIACSADGCIGTENQPFLTPFDVRPASASCSCNGGEVKTEKPNTATAASTGSVDNDAFEQMVQSITDQIMAAAR; this is encoded by the coding sequence ATGAACAACAAACTCGACAACCTCAAAGAACAGATGTGCGAAATCGGCCGACGGATCTGGCTTCGCGGCTATTGCGCCGGCAACGAAGGCAACCACTCCGTCCGCATCGACGACGACCGCTACCTCTGCACGCCCACCGGCCTGAGCAAAGGCTTCCTCACGCCCGACGACATCGTCGTCGTCAACGGCAAGGGCGAGCAGATCGAAAAGAACAAGAACGGCCGAAAGCGCACCAGCGAAGTGCTCGTCCACCTCGCCATCTACAAGCAGCGGCCCGACATCAACGCCGTCATCCACAGCCACCCGCCACACGCGGTCGCCTTCTGCATCGCCGGCATGCCGCTGCCCGAGGGCATCCATCCCGAAGCCGAAGTCTTCCTCGGCAAGGTCCCCGTCGCCCCCTACGCCACGCCCGGCACGGACGCTCTGCCCAACTCCATCCTCCCGCTCATCGGCCCGGAAACCAACACCATCCTCATGGGCAACCACGGCTCGGTGAACTTCGCCGACGACCTCACCATCGCCTACTACCGACTCGAAATCCTTGACAACTACTGCAAGCAGCTCCTGCTCGCACGACAACTCGGCAACGTCAACGTGCTCAACGCCAACCAGATGACCGAGCTGCTCAAGGTCAAAGAAAAGTTCGGCTTCCCCGACGCCCGCATCGCCTGCTCCGCAGACGGCTGCATCGGCACGGAAAACCAGCCGTTCCTCACACCCTTCGACGTTCGCCCGGCCAGCGCGTCGTGCAGCTGCAACGGCGGCGAAGTGAAAACCGAAAAACCAAACACCGCCACCGCCGCGTCCACCGGCTCGGTCGACAACGACGCCTTCGAGCAGATGGTCCAGTCCATCACCGACCAGATCATGGCCGCCGCGCGCTAA